In Ruminococcaceae bacterium BL-6, a genomic segment contains:
- a CDS encoding preQ1-regulated inosine-uridine nucleoside hydrolase, with protein MEKKKIILDCDPGIDDALALMLALSSPELDICGITTVSGNVPAELGADNALRVLQFMNRLDIPVYCGAEKPLVRGYVGAQDTHGEDGLGESGILPAKGASWHPGAADFILDTLQKTESLTIVAIGPLTNLALALRKNRNAFQNLNRLVSMGGNFRSYGNCSPVAEYNYWCDPDAAGEVFENLGKPIHMVGLDVTRKIVLTPNILEYMRVLDRDTAEFIQKITRFYFDFHWKQEKIIGCVINDPLAVAYTVDPDLCRGFDAYTAIETGGLCMGQSVVDSMDFWHREPNSRVLTKTDPLAFMTMFLSRVFQKEPDPVRAVLSEIMNGGDVS; from the coding sequence TTGGAGAAAAAGAAAATCATTCTGGACTGCGATCCCGGAATCGACGACGCCCTTGCGCTGATGCTGGCACTGTCGTCGCCGGAGCTGGACATTTGCGGAATCACCACGGTCAGCGGGAACGTACCGGCAGAGCTGGGGGCGGACAATGCTCTTCGCGTGCTTCAGTTTATGAACCGGCTGGACATCCCGGTTTACTGCGGAGCGGAAAAGCCCCTGGTGCGCGGATACGTCGGCGCGCAGGACACCCACGGGGAGGATGGCCTGGGGGAAAGCGGAATTTTACCGGCAAAAGGTGCCTCGTGGCACCCCGGCGCCGCCGATTTTATCCTGGATACCCTGCAAAAAACAGAATCGCTTACGATTGTCGCGATCGGGCCGCTGACCAATCTTGCGCTGGCCCTGCGAAAAAACAGGAACGCATTTCAGAATCTGAACCGCCTGGTTTCTATGGGCGGAAACTTCAGAAGCTACGGCAACTGTTCCCCCGTCGCGGAATATAACTACTGGTGTGACCCCGATGCCGCGGGCGAGGTCTTTGAGAATCTGGGGAAACCGATTCATATGGTCGGCCTCGACGTCACCCGGAAGATTGTGTTGACGCCGAACATACTGGAATATATGCGCGTTCTGGATCGGGACACGGCGGAGTTCATTCAAAAAATCACCCGCTTCTACTTCGATTTTCACTGGAAGCAGGAGAAAATAATCGGCTGCGTGATCAACGACCCTCTGGCCGTGGCCTATACCGTCGACCCTGATCTCTGCCGCGGCTTTGACGCTTACACCGCGATTGAAACCGGGGGCCTATGCATGGGGCAGTCCGTTGTGGATTCCATGGATTTCTGGCACAGGGAACCGAACAGCCGTGTGCTCACCAAGACGGACCCGCTCGCCTTCATGACGATGTTCCTGTCCCGGGTCTTTCAAAAAGAACCCGATCCGGTTCGGGCGGTCCTGTCTGAAATCATGAATGGCGGCGACGTATCATGA
- a CDS encoding Cytochrome C biogenesis protein: protein MDDFDYCKIEIFIPETHFRILQDALQSVDAGHIGNYDSCLSYSRVTGCWRPLEGSHPYLGKENAVSSEPELKVEVTCLRDKVDATVDAIKRVHPYEEPVINVIPLYRTSF, encoded by the coding sequence ATGGATGATTTTGACTATTGTAAAATTGAAATCTTTATCCCGGAAACCCATTTCCGCATATTGCAGGACGCGCTCCAAAGTGTGGATGCGGGGCACATCGGGAACTACGACAGCTGTCTGTCGTACAGCAGGGTGACGGGCTGCTGGCGGCCGCTGGAGGGGAGCCATCCCTACCTCGGCAAAGAGAATGCCGTCAGCTCGGAACCCGAGCTGAAAGTGGAGGTTACCTGCCTGCGCGACAAGGTGGATGCTACGGTCGACGCCATAAAGAGAGTGCATCCCTACGAAGAGCCGGTGATCAATGTGATTCCGTTATACAGAACCAGTTTCTGA
- a CDS encoding conserved membrane protein of unknown function (Evidence 4 : Unknown function but conserved in other organisms) gives MSIHDFDLPAKQIFRSNILLIVCCAFYLAWWLLAFRPSGAVKGMKTGWLLIPAFAAGIAAVILAVQGIRSAPIEAALFPGGLLLWGGIAAYFILLAVTGLLFQRQVTTELFLIVGWAVLALSEINTLYGTGRFSRGLAVPFAVVIVAAVLISLVCYVLYYNLGDRAGYFDGMIPLLLVALVTAGISAAMAA, from the coding sequence TTGTCGATCCATGATTTTGATCTTCCCGCAAAGCAGATTTTCCGGAGCAATATTCTGCTGATCGTCTGCTGCGCGTTTTACCTGGCCTGGTGGCTGTTGGCATTCCGGCCGTCCGGAGCGGTCAAAGGCATGAAAACGGGATGGCTTTTGATCCCGGCCTTCGCCGCGGGAATCGCCGCGGTGATCCTGGCGGTACAAGGAATCCGGTCCGCGCCCATCGAAGCCGCGCTTTTCCCAGGCGGGCTGCTTTTATGGGGCGGTATCGCCGCGTATTTCATCTTGCTGGCGGTCACGGGCCTGCTCTTTCAGAGACAGGTGACGACAGAGCTGTTCCTCATCGTCGGGTGGGCGGTGCTGGCGCTGTCAGAGATCAATACATTGTATGGCACGGGCCGGTTCTCCCGTGGGCTGGCGGTCCCCTTCGCCGTCGTGATCGTGGCTGCCGTGCTGATCAGCCTGGTCTGCTATGTGCTATACTACAATCTTGGGGACCGCGCGGGGTATTTCGACGGCATGATCCCGCTTTTACTGGTGGCGCTGGTCACGGCCGGCATCTCCGCCGCCATGGCGGCTTAA
- a CDS encoding conserved protein of unknown function (Evidence 4 : Unknown function but conserved in other organisms), whose product MAKYERDFQGDFNELLNILDSGILNGSASASFEDGSDYSYNGIRCAVRVYERYSMMGGNRVSLNITLIGNGNRLFLTAITSGGSQAVFFKMNTMGEESFLNCVKEIVENYSR is encoded by the coding sequence ATGGCCAAGTATGAACGCGACTTCCAGGGGGATTTTAATGAACTATTGAATATCCTTGATTCTGGAATTCTGAACGGCAGCGCATCGGCGAGCTTTGAGGATGGCAGCGATTACTCGTACAATGGGATACGCTGTGCTGTCCGTGTTTATGAAAGATACAGTATGATGGGCGGTAATCGTGTCAGTTTAAATATTACATTGATTGGCAATGGAAACCGCTTATTTCTTACTGCTATTACCTCCGGCGGCAGCCAGGCGGTTTTCTTTAAAATGAACACGATGGGTGAGGAATCTTTTTTAAATTGCGTAAAAGAAATTGTTGAGAATTATTCCCGTTAA
- a CDS encoding Acetyltransferase (GNAT) family protein, protein MCTDFVNLTTENLAGEHLCCIIRSKKLHPGIEAKRQWLSDRLKEGHVFRKLNAKATVFIEYAPLETAWVPITGDNYYYLYCLWVSGSYKGKGYGKLLMEYCLADAKEREKSGICMLGAKKQKHWLSDQSFAKKFGFEVVDTTNNGYELLALSFDGTTPRFAQNAKTLKIESKELTIYYDMQCPYVCQNIEMIKQYCETNDVPVSFIQVDTLQKAKELPCVFNNWGVFYKGNFETVNLLLDVAYLKRILKK, encoded by the coding sequence ATGTGTACTGATTTTGTAAACTTAACAACAGAAAACCTCGCGGGTGAGCATTTATGCTGCATTATCCGCAGTAAAAAGCTCCATCCAGGTATTGAAGCAAAGCGGCAATGGCTTTCTGACCGACTGAAGGAAGGTCATGTCTTTCGGAAGCTAAATGCAAAGGCTACTGTTTTTATTGAATATGCTCCTCTTGAAACCGCTTGGGTTCCCATAACCGGTGACAACTATTATTATCTGTATTGCTTATGGGTTTCCGGCAGTTACAAGGGAAAAGGGTATGGCAAATTGCTGATGGAGTATTGTTTGGCTGACGCCAAAGAAAGGGAAAAATCCGGCATTTGTATGCTCGGAGCAAAAAAGCAAAAGCACTGGCTCTCCGACCAGTCCTTTGCGAAGAAGTTCGGCTTTGAGGTTGTGGATACGACCAATAATGGATATGAATTGCTCGCGCTCTCTTTTGACGGAACAACACCAAGATTTGCACAAAATGCTAAAACCCTAAAAATTGAAAGCAAAGAGCTAACAATTTATTATGATATGCAATGCCCCTATGTCTGCCAAAACATTGAGATGATAAAACAGTATTGTGAAACGAATGATGTTCCTGTATCTTTCATTCAAGTGGATACGCTGCAAAAAGCGAAGGAACTGCCCTGTGTTTTCAATAACTGGGGTGTATTTTATAAGGGGAATTTTGAAACAGTGAATTTGTTGTTGGATGTCGCCTACTTAAAGAGAATACTCAAAAAATAA
- the citC gene encoding citrate lyase synthetase (Evidence 2a : Function from experimental evidences in other organisms; Product type e : enzyme) — protein MENGDYTERTGTPFTGERLQRLKEFLRREALSYDDGIEWTVELFTADDAPAGTASLQGNIIKCVAVAEDNRGEGLSGRLLTAVQREAFQRGCGHLFLYTKPQNGAMFRKLGFYPVAGTDEVLMMENRKNGVGRFVESIRSAKKGGRIGAVVANCNPFTNGHRYLMETAAGQCDLLYIFVLSEGKSLFPAEVRLRLVREGTADLANAVVCPTEDYLISSATFPTYFLKDDAQADRIQCGLDLQIFGRQFAPKLGITKRFVGTEPLDRVTAAYNRRMKQVLPLFGIEVVEVERVRAGGAPVSASRVRALLRGGDPAAVRGLVPECTYCFLCSPQGRKIIDAGKSGPSP, from the coding sequence TTGGAAAACGGGGATTACACGGAACGGACCGGAACGCCGTTCACCGGGGAACGGCTGCAGAGGCTGAAAGAATTTCTACGGCGGGAGGCCCTTTCCTATGACGATGGGATCGAATGGACCGTGGAGCTTTTCACGGCGGACGACGCGCCTGCCGGAACCGCATCCCTGCAGGGGAACATCATCAAATGCGTCGCGGTCGCCGAAGACAACCGGGGGGAGGGGCTGAGCGGAAGGCTTCTGACGGCGGTGCAGCGGGAGGCGTTCCAAAGGGGCTGCGGCCATCTGTTCCTGTACACAAAGCCCCAAAACGGCGCCATGTTCCGGAAACTGGGATTTTATCCGGTTGCCGGAACGGATGAAGTGCTGATGATGGAAAACAGGAAAAACGGCGTCGGAAGGTTCGTGGAGTCGATCAGGTCCGCGAAAAAAGGCGGGAGGATCGGGGCGGTCGTGGCAAACTGCAACCCGTTCACAAACGGGCACCGGTATCTGATGGAAACCGCCGCCGGCCAGTGCGATCTTCTTTATATTTTCGTCCTGTCGGAGGGAAAAAGCCTGTTCCCGGCTGAGGTCAGGCTCCGGCTGGTCCGGGAGGGGACCGCCGATCTTGCGAACGCGGTCGTATGCCCGACAGAGGATTACTTGATTTCGTCCGCCACGTTTCCGACCTATTTTCTGAAGGACGACGCACAGGCGGACAGAATTCAATGCGGCCTGGACCTGCAGATCTTCGGCAGGCAGTTCGCCCCGAAGCTGGGCATCACAAAGCGTTTCGTCGGGACGGAGCCGCTCGACCGGGTCACCGCCGCCTACAACCGGCGCATGAAGCAGGTGCTTCCCCTCTTCGGGATCGAGGTCGTCGAAGTGGAGCGCGTCAGGGCGGGCGGGGCTCCGGTCAGCGCCTCCCGCGTCAGGGCCTTGTTGCGCGGGGGAGATCCCGCGGCGGTCCGGGGGCTGGTCCCGGAATGTACCTACTGTTTTCTTTGCAGTCCGCAGGGAAGAAAAATCATCGATGCCGGAAAGAGCGGTCCATCCCCTTGA
- the citG gene encoding triphosphoribosyl-dephospho-CoA transferase (Evidence 2a : Function from experimental evidences in other organisms; PubMedId : 11042274, 20384232; Product type e : enzyme), protein MTATDTKILRILKQAASNALLGEVMATPKPGLVDRSNNGAHRDMNLFTFLRSASAILPYLQEMAETGLSWDASPQELFSALRPVGREAERAMFRATCGVNTHKGAIFSLGLAVAAAGARYRKTGRLNSGEILEFCGEMTGEALEKEFGRIDPSNPATHGERLYLAYGVRGIRGEVQRGFPSVREHALPMLRELRKQCATPDQALVQTLLCLMANVDDTNVLHRSNLETMRRVQARARAALGIGGMFTDEGCAEILRMDRDFIRRNVSPGGCADLLAVAVFAERLGTD, encoded by the coding sequence TTGACTGCGACAGATACAAAAATTTTAAGGATTTTAAAGCAGGCGGCGTCAAACGCCCTGCTCGGCGAAGTGATGGCCACGCCGAAGCCCGGCCTTGTGGACCGCAGCAATAACGGCGCGCACCGGGATATGAATCTTTTTACATTTCTGCGCAGCGCATCGGCGATCCTGCCGTACCTGCAGGAAATGGCCGAAACCGGCCTTTCCTGGGATGCGTCTCCGCAGGAGCTGTTTTCCGCCCTCCGCCCGGTCGGCCGTGAAGCGGAACGGGCGATGTTCCGGGCGACGTGCGGGGTCAACACGCACAAGGGCGCGATTTTTTCCCTTGGGCTTGCCGTTGCCGCCGCCGGAGCCCGATACCGGAAAACGGGACGGCTGAACTCTGGCGAGATTCTGGAATTCTGCGGCGAGATGACGGGGGAGGCCCTGGAAAAGGAGTTCGGGCGGATCGACCCGTCGAATCCGGCGACGCACGGAGAGCGTCTTTACCTCGCCTACGGGGTGCGCGGCATCCGCGGCGAGGTGCAGCGGGGCTTTCCCTCGGTGCGGGAGCATGCCCTCCCGATGCTGCGCGAACTCCGGAAACAATGCGCCACCCCGGACCAGGCGCTGGTGCAAACCCTGCTCTGCCTGATGGCGAACGTGGACGATACGAACGTCCTTCACCGGAGCAACCTGGAGACCATGCGCCGCGTGCAGGCCCGCGCTCGGGCCGCCCTTGGGATCGGCGGCATGTTCACGGATGAGGGCTGCGCGGAAATCCTGCGGATGGACCGCGATTTCATCCGCAGGAATGTCAGTCCGGGCGGATGCGCCGATCTTCTGGCCGTCGCCGTTTTTGCCGAACGGCTGGGAACGGATTAA
- the citX gene encoding Citrate lyase holo-[acyl-carrier protein] synthase encodes METFSLSDTVSLEEMLAARERRVERRGELSVRFRTTLVGVSMNIPGPVKTGPLIERAFGDGWRALLQWLAAAGFAVEHAEESRRKTGPEGLLAVRGNALEVKKIAVRFEAVFPAGRLFDVDVFTADGEAVPRARAGAPERRCLLCGGDAKACGRSRTHSVPELQKRVRTILEEFYAGKP; translated from the coding sequence ATGGAAACTTTTTCACTCTCAGATACGGTTTCTCTCGAGGAGATGCTCGCCGCGCGGGAACGGCGCGTGGAGCGGCGGGGGGAGCTTTCAGTGCGGTTCCGCACGACGCTCGTCGGCGTTTCCATGAATATTCCGGGCCCGGTGAAAACCGGCCCGCTGATCGAGCGCGCGTTCGGGGACGGATGGCGGGCGCTCCTGCAATGGCTGGCGGCAGCGGGCTTTGCGGTGGAGCACGCCGAAGAGAGCCGCCGCAAAACGGGCCCGGAAGGCCTGCTGGCCGTGCGGGGAAACGCGCTCGAGGTCAAAAAAATCGCGGTCCGGTTTGAAGCCGTTTTCCCGGCGGGCCGGCTGTTCGACGTGGATGTGTTCACCGCCGACGGGGAAGCCGTTCCGCGCGCCCGCGCCGGAGCGCCGGAGCGCCGGTGTCTGCTGTGCGGAGGCGATGCGAAGGCCTGCGGGCGCAGCCGGACGCACAGCGTGCCCGAGCTGCAGAAGCGCGTGCGCACGATTCTGGAAGAGTTTTATGCGGGAAAGCCATAA
- the citN gene encoding Citrate transporter, protein MYLALLGYLMIITFMVLIMTKKLSALTALIVVPIAFGLIAGGGWNVAKYALDGIKGVATTFSMMVFAILYFGIMLNAGLFDPLVRKVLKIVKGDPLKVLVGTAILAAVVSLDGDGSTTVIICCSTLIPLYDRLKIKKIYLATLIILQNGVMNLIPWGGPTARVMSVMKLEAGEIFAPLIPGMIVAAVYGVGVAYYLGLKERKRLGIVELESSEVGGSVELSEEETRLKRPKMVVPNLILTIAVIVILVMGLASSSVIFGVATAIALLLNYPAMKDQRKVIELNASATLNVVLMVIGAGVLMGVLDGAGMSEAIAQSLIAVVPPSMGKYFALIIAFISAPGTFLLNNDAFYFGVLPALAKTAASYGFTPLQIGFAALMGQAFHFLSPLVAFIYLLLEMTKIDLREYQAYISRWTVGNFIIFMAMGIVTGALPIVA, encoded by the coding sequence ATGTATCTGGCACTTCTCGGTTACCTGATGATCATCACCTTCATGGTCCTGATCATGACCAAAAAGCTCAGCGCGCTGACGGCGCTGATCGTCGTCCCCATCGCGTTCGGCCTGATCGCCGGGGGCGGATGGAACGTCGCAAAGTACGCCCTGGACGGCATCAAGGGCGTGGCCACCACCTTTTCCATGATGGTGTTCGCCATCCTGTATTTCGGCATCATGCTCAACGCGGGCCTGTTCGACCCGCTGGTGAGAAAAGTGCTGAAGATCGTGAAGGGCGACCCGCTCAAGGTGCTGGTGGGCACGGCCATTCTGGCGGCGGTCGTTTCGCTGGACGGCGACGGCTCCACGACGGTCATCATTTGCTGCAGCACCCTGATCCCGCTTTACGACCGCCTCAAGATCAAAAAGATCTATCTCGCCACGCTGATTATCCTTCAGAACGGCGTCATGAACCTGATCCCGTGGGGCGGCCCCACCGCGCGCGTGATGTCGGTGATGAAGCTGGAGGCGGGCGAGATCTTTGCGCCGCTGATCCCGGGCATGATCGTGGCCGCCGTTTATGGGGTGGGCGTCGCCTATTACCTGGGCCTCAAGGAGCGCAAGCGCCTCGGAATCGTAGAGCTTGAAAGCAGCGAGGTCGGCGGCAGCGTGGAGCTTTCGGAAGAGGAGACCCGCCTGAAGCGCCCCAAGATGGTGGTTCCGAACCTCATCCTCACCATCGCGGTCATCGTGATTCTGGTGATGGGCCTCGCGTCTTCCTCCGTTATTTTCGGCGTGGCCACCGCGATCGCGCTGCTGCTCAACTACCCTGCGATGAAGGACCAGAGAAAGGTGATCGAGCTGAACGCATCGGCAACCCTCAACGTGGTTCTGATGGTCATCGGCGCCGGAGTTCTCATGGGCGTCCTGGACGGAGCCGGGATGTCCGAAGCGATCGCCCAGAGCCTGATCGCGGTCGTCCCGCCGTCGATGGGCAAATATTTCGCCCTGATTATCGCGTTCATCAGCGCCCCGGGTACGTTCCTGCTCAACAACGACGCGTTCTATTTCGGCGTGCTGCCCGCCCTGGCCAAGACGGCCGCGTCCTACGGCTTTACGCCGCTGCAGATCGGCTTTGCCGCCCTGATGGGCCAGGCGTTCCACTTCCTGAGCCCGCTGGTGGCGTTCATCTATCTGCTGCTTGAAATGACCAAGATCGACCTGCGCGAGTACCAGGCTTATATCTCCCGCTGGACGGTCGGCAACTTTATCATCTTTATGGCGATGGGCATCGTGACCGGAGCTCTTCCGATCGTGGCGTAA
- the citF gene encoding citrate lyase, citrate-ACP transferase (alpha) subunit (Evidence 2a : Function from experimental evidences in other organisms; Product type e : enzyme) — MSRLELNGIPHLEEIGSIDRLFDAEKVEKDYRSLAERQASDNKIVPSLEEAVRLSGLKDGMTISFHHHFRNGDYIVNMVLDKLAEMGFHDLTLAASSLTTVHEPLIRHIKNGVIRRIETSGLRGPLAEEVSRGLMEVPVVFRSHGGRAYAIESGKLKIDVAFLGAPFCDPYGNANGYSPDSGEGISCGSMGYAVPDARYADKVVILTDHIVPYPNMPFAIPESDVDYVVKVDQIGDPEGIMSGATRFTKNPKELLIAETAANVIEASGRFEDGFSMQMGSGGASLATARFLREKMLNRKITAGFALGGITGSVVDLYSEGLVKKILDVQSFDLKAAQSLKDNRFHQQISASYYASPGNEGTAVNQLDVVVLSALEIDVNFNVNVLTGSDGVIRGAVGGHQDTAFGASVSIIVAPLIRGRIPCVVEKVNTVVTPGKTVDVLVTDQGVAVNPIRRDLIERLRKAGLPLCTVEELKDRAERLAGKPDPVPYLDKAVGIVTYRDGSVIDVIRQVRDEE; from the coding sequence ATGAGCAGGCTGGAACTGAACGGGATTCCGCATCTGGAAGAAATCGGGAGTATCGACCGCCTGTTTGATGCGGAAAAAGTCGAAAAGGATTACAGGTCCCTGGCCGAACGCCAGGCGTCGGACAATAAGATCGTTCCGAGCCTCGAAGAGGCGGTCCGCCTTTCGGGCCTTAAGGACGGGATGACGATTTCCTTCCACCATCATTTCCGCAACGGGGACTACATCGTCAACATGGTCCTCGACAAGCTTGCCGAGATGGGATTTCATGACCTTACGCTTGCGGCAAGCTCTCTGACGACGGTTCATGAGCCGCTGATCCGCCATATCAAAAACGGCGTGATCCGCCGCATCGAGACAAGCGGGCTGCGCGGCCCGCTTGCGGAAGAGGTCTCCCGCGGGCTGATGGAGGTTCCGGTGGTGTTCCGCAGCCACGGCGGGCGCGCTTACGCGATCGAGTCCGGAAAGCTGAAGATCGACGTCGCCTTTCTCGGCGCTCCCTTCTGCGACCCGTACGGAAACGCGAACGGCTATTCCCCCGACAGCGGCGAAGGGATCAGCTGCGGCTCCATGGGCTATGCAGTACCGGATGCGCGGTACGCGGACAAGGTGGTCATCCTGACGGACCATATTGTGCCTTACCCGAACATGCCGTTTGCCATCCCGGAGTCCGACGTGGACTATGTGGTGAAGGTGGATCAGATCGGCGACCCCGAGGGGATCATGAGCGGCGCGACCCGCTTTACCAAAAACCCGAAGGAGCTGCTGATCGCCGAGACGGCGGCGAACGTGATCGAGGCGAGCGGCCGGTTTGAGGACGGCTTTTCGATGCAGATGGGCTCCGGCGGCGCTTCGCTGGCGACGGCGCGTTTCCTGCGGGAAAAGATGCTGAACAGGAAGATCACGGCCGGCTTTGCGCTCGGCGGCATCACCGGCTCGGTCGTGGACCTTTACAGCGAAGGGCTGGTCAAAAAAATCCTCGACGTGCAGTCGTTCGACCTGAAGGCCGCGCAGTCGCTGAAGGACAACCGGTTCCATCAGCAGATTTCCGCTTCTTATTACGCGAGCCCCGGCAATGAAGGGACTGCGGTGAACCAGCTCGACGTGGTCGTCCTTTCCGCTCTGGAGATCGACGTCAACTTCAACGTGAACGTCCTCACCGGCTCGGACGGCGTCATCCGCGGCGCGGTCGGCGGGCACCAGGATACGGCGTTCGGCGCGAGCGTCTCCATCATTGTCGCCCCGCTGATCCGCGGCCGGATTCCGTGCGTGGTCGAAAAGGTCAACACGGTCGTCACGCCGGGAAAGACGGTGGATGTGCTGGTCACCGATCAGGGCGTCGCGGTCAACCCGATCCGCCGGGACCTGATCGAACGCCTGCGGAAAGCGGGCCTGCCGCTCTGCACGGTCGAAGAGCTCAAAGACAGGGCGGAGCGCCTTGCCGGCAAACCGGACCCGGTCCCATATCTGGACAAAGCCGTCGGAATCGTCACCTACCGCGACGGCTCCGTCATCGACGTGATCCGCCAGGTAAGGGATGAGGAATAG
- the citE gene encoding citrate lyase, citryl-ACP lyase (beta) subunit (Evidence 2a : Function from experimental evidences in other organisms; Product type e : enzyme), which translates to MGGERGMKQLRRTMLYVPGNNPGMIRDAYIYGSDSIMFDLEDSVSVDQKDSARFLVYEALHTIDYGNKEMVVRINAPDTKTGIDDLEAMVRTRKVVIRLPKTETAEDVLECEKQIERIERENGIPAGSTRMMAAIESARGVLNAEKIAFSSKRLTGIALGAEDFVTDLKTNRSPEGIELLFARSMILLAARAAGIDAIDTVYSDVNNEEGLRKETQIIKQLGFDGKSVINPRQIKPVCEIYTPTEKEIKKSLAVMEAIEEAHHKGSGVIALNGKMIDKPIVERAQHVLDLARAVGAIDKEESDK; encoded by the coding sequence ATGGGGGGCGAAAGAGGGATGAAACAGCTCAGAAGAACCATGCTCTATGTGCCGGGCAATAACCCGGGAATGATCCGCGACGCCTACATATACGGCAGCGACAGCATCATGTTTGACCTGGAGGACTCCGTTTCCGTCGATCAGAAGGACAGCGCGCGCTTCCTGGTTTATGAGGCGCTCCATACCATCGATTACGGGAACAAGGAGATGGTAGTGCGCATCAACGCGCCAGATACCAAAACCGGGATCGACGATCTGGAAGCGATGGTGCGCACGCGCAAAGTGGTCATCCGCCTGCCGAAGACGGAAACGGCGGAAGACGTTCTGGAATGTGAAAAGCAGATCGAACGCATCGAGCGGGAAAACGGGATCCCCGCCGGATCCACCCGCATGATGGCGGCGATCGAAAGCGCCAGGGGCGTCCTGAACGCGGAAAAGATCGCGTTTTCGAGCAAGAGGCTGACCGGCATCGCGCTGGGGGCGGAAGATTTTGTGACCGACCTGAAAACGAACCGCAGTCCGGAGGGGATCGAGCTCCTTTTTGCGCGGAGCATGATCCTGCTTGCGGCGCGCGCCGCCGGGATCGACGCCATCGACACCGTGTATTCCGACGTGAACAACGAGGAGGGCCTGCGGAAAGAGACCCAAATCATCAAGCAGCTCGGCTTTGACGGGAAATCCGTCATCAATCCGCGCCAGATTAAGCCGGTGTGCGAAATCTATACCCCGACGGAAAAGGAGATCAAAAAGTCCCTTGCTGTTATGGAAGCGATCGAGGAAGCCCATCACAAGGGCAGCGGCGTGATCGCCCTGAACGGCAAGATGATCGACAAGCCGATCGTCGAGCGGGCGCAGCACGTTTTGGACCTTGCCCGGGCCGTTGGAGCAATCGATAAGGAGGAATCGGACAAATGA
- the citD gene encoding citrate lyase, acyl carrier (gamma) subunit (Evidence 2a : Function from experimental evidences in other organisms; Product type e : enzyme), producing the protein MDIRKIGTAGTMESSDIMITIMKNKGTGTEIQLTSSVEKQYGRKIREVIRETLAELGVENALVTAVDKGALDCTIRARVKTAAYRACESQEFKWGAKEG; encoded by the coding sequence ATGGATATCAGGAAAATCGGGACGGCCGGAACCATGGAATCCAGCGATATCATGATAACCATAATGAAGAACAAGGGAACCGGAACGGAAATCCAGCTGACCAGCTCGGTCGAAAAGCAGTACGGCCGGAAGATCCGGGAGGTCATCCGGGAAACGCTTGCAGAGCTCGGCGTGGAGAACGCCCTGGTGACGGCGGTCGACAAGGGCGCTTTGGACTGCACGATCCGCGCCCGCGTCAAAACCGCCGCGTACCGCGCCTGTGAATCCCAGGAATTCAAATGGGGGGCGAAAGAGGGATGA